The following coding sequences lie in one Kitasatospora azatica KCTC 9699 genomic window:
- a CDS encoding Mu transposase C-terminal domain-containing protein, with amino-acid sequence MTFAAFVALLLDWVRWWNTEHHPPGLDGRTPTEAWNADPTPLRDVPPEHLPFFALEDDGRTRTITTNGISWRGRPYVAPWMVGHTGTKVRLRRLPHHDGEIEARPGPLARRRWCCG; translated from the coding sequence CTGACGTTCGCCGCGTTCGTCGCGCTGCTCCTGGACTGGGTCCGCTGGTGGAACACCGAGCACCACCCGCCCGGCCTGGACGGCCGCACCCCAACCGAAGCGTGGAACGCGGACCCGACGCCGCTGCGCGACGTCCCGCCCGAGCACCTCCCGTTCTTCGCCCTGGAAGACGACGGCCGCACCCGCACGATCACCACGAACGGCATCTCCTGGCGAGGCCGCCCCTACGTCGCCCCGTGGATGGTCGGCCACACCGGCACGAAGGTCCGCCTGCGCCGCCTTCCGCACCATGACGGCGAGATCGAGGCGCGGCCCGGCCCGCTGGCCCGCCGGCGGTGGTGCTGCGGCTGA
- a CDS encoding integrase catalytic domain-containing protein has translation MPDREAAVARLMDLDSRSELTTVHVRLVASSLGVTVRAVWYWIAAARSEGRLAARPRARLVVTPEIRRLLAFWGGNVSAVHRELVARAAADPEAGPVPSLSALHRAVVRELSAGERAGLRGGEAARRAHDVFGKRPALWRNACWEGDHKHVPVQVDVEGELACPWITWFIDCATKVIAGVAVTPHAPSRDAVLAALRASITRTEPFGPAGGLPALVRVDRGKEFLSTTVIAALGAFAVPVHDLPAYSPHLKGTVEALNDAVEEMFLVSLRATPTAPNSREAGAPIRTRHH, from the coding sequence GTGCCGGACCGGGAAGCCGCGGTGGCCCGGTTGATGGATCTGGACAGCCGGAGCGAGCTGACCACGGTTCATGTGCGACTGGTCGCCTCGTCTCTCGGGGTCACTGTGCGGGCGGTGTGGTACTGGATCGCCGCAGCACGCAGCGAGGGCCGCCTTGCAGCCCGTCCCCGGGCCCGGCTGGTCGTCACCCCGGAGATCCGGCGTCTGCTGGCGTTCTGGGGCGGGAATGTCTCGGCCGTCCACCGCGAACTGGTGGCCCGCGCGGCCGCAGACCCCGAGGCCGGGCCCGTACCGTCGCTGTCTGCTCTGCACCGTGCTGTGGTGCGGGAATTGTCGGCGGGGGAGCGGGCCGGCTTGCGGGGCGGGGAGGCGGCCCGGCGGGCGCATGACGTGTTCGGGAAGCGGCCGGCGCTGTGGAGGAACGCGTGCTGGGAGGGTGACCACAAGCACGTGCCGGTACAGGTCGATGTCGAGGGTGAGCTGGCGTGTCCGTGGATCACCTGGTTCATCGACTGCGCGACCAAGGTGATCGCTGGGGTGGCTGTCACGCCGCACGCCCCGTCCAGGGACGCGGTGCTCGCCGCGCTGCGCGCCTCGATCACTCGCACCGAACCATTCGGCCCCGCCGGCGGCCTGCCCGCCCTGGTGCGCGTGGACCGGGGCAAGGAGTTCCTGTCCACCACGGTGATCGCCGCGCTGGGCGCGTTCGCGGTCCCCGTGCATGACCTGCCCGCCTACAGCCCGCACTTGAAGGGCACCGTCGAGGCCCTGAACGACGCGGTGGAGGAGATGTTCCTCGTCTCCCTCCGCGCTACACCCACCGCCCCAAACTCACGGGAGGCCGGAGCGCCGATCCGGACGCGCCACCACTGA
- a CDS encoding S1 RNA-binding domain-containing protein, translated as MLSYVYRITKYDPADRDEQGIYTGAEEAVSDHGPVEAAYLEAVAAFAEDTGVRHLAIREPQAPLGFVHFGSESAAEDGGLAGLFPPDLNGFHDGAQVSVPLGLELVQAMLRDSGAWCRLEAEDTFAVHVGWDQYVYVSSNVPCEAALARTRELGLFPEPLDASPYEAVFDEPVEQRPADDVFWARVRWCVAMREAALLEEMHVDNASRWHRLADGTLDAVRARLTPRARLAVWPDLSTDVAAVVAGLPDEGLVEFVWEDQDGRITSTVADETQFTALAAQVRGARAAAVLPVDVDGRSPRFTAVLPDGDGVLRARWRTEPTPSDRDWAFLKALRRGQAVTGTVTEIASFGVTFVDIGGFTAMINIPELSWRPISHPSDAVAVGQQITAEVLDVDMVRERVPLSLKGPQEDPMLQIVQQVGRIVTGEVTKLVPFGVFVRIEDRADGFEGLLRSTELARPPAGRPEDTVRVGDRLTVMITDVDPTRRRITLSHTQASLPGAEEHHHA; from the coding sequence GTGCTGTCTTACGTGTACCGGATCACCAAGTACGACCCTGCGGACCGTGACGAGCAGGGTATCTACACGGGGGCGGAGGAGGCGGTCAGCGACCACGGGCCCGTCGAGGCCGCCTACCTCGAGGCGGTTGCCGCCTTCGCCGAGGACACCGGTGTGCGGCACCTGGCCATCCGCGAGCCTCAGGCCCCGCTCGGCTTCGTGCACTTCGGCTCGGAGTCGGCGGCCGAGGACGGTGGTCTCGCAGGCCTCTTCCCGCCCGACCTGAACGGCTTCCACGACGGGGCACAGGTATCGGTGCCGCTCGGCCTGGAGCTGGTGCAGGCGATGCTGCGCGACAGCGGCGCCTGGTGTCGCCTGGAGGCCGAGGACACCTTCGCCGTGCACGTCGGCTGGGACCAGTACGTGTACGTGAGCAGCAACGTGCCCTGCGAAGCGGCGCTGGCGCGCACCCGCGAACTGGGGCTCTTCCCCGAACCACTGGACGCTTCCCCGTACGAGGCGGTGTTCGACGAGCCGGTTGAGCAGCGCCCCGCCGATGACGTCTTCTGGGCGCGGGTGCGCTGGTGCGTGGCGATGCGCGAGGCGGCGCTCCTGGAGGAGATGCACGTCGACAACGCCTCCCGCTGGCACCGGCTCGCCGATGGCACGCTCGATGCGGTGCGCGCCCGGCTGACCCCGCGGGCCCGGCTGGCCGTCTGGCCGGACCTCTCCACCGATGTCGCCGCAGTTGTGGCCGGCCTCCCGGACGAGGGCCTGGTCGAATTTGTGTGGGAGGACCAGGACGGCCGGATCACCAGCACGGTCGCCGACGAAACCCAGTTCACGGCACTGGCCGCCCAGGTCCGCGGCGCACGTGCCGCCGCAGTTCTGCCCGTGGACGTCGACGGGCGCAGCCCTCGGTTCACGGCCGTGCTGCCCGACGGGGACGGCGTCCTGCGCGCCCGGTGGCGTACGGAGCCGACCCCGAGTGACCGGGACTGGGCCTTCCTCAAGGCCCTCCGCCGCGGCCAGGCCGTGACCGGCACCGTGACCGAGATCGCGAGCTTCGGCGTCACGTTCGTCGACATCGGCGGTTTCACCGCGATGATCAACATTCCCGAACTGTCGTGGCGCCCCATCAGTCACCCCTCCGATGCCGTCGCAGTCGGCCAGCAGATCACGGCGGAGGTCCTCGACGTCGACATGGTGCGGGAACGAGTACCGCTGTCCCTCAAAGGACCGCAGGAAGACCCGATGCTGCAGATTGTGCAGCAGGTGGGCCGGATCGTCACCGGAGAGGTCACCAAGCTCGTGCCGTTCGGTGTTTTCGTCCGCATCGAGGACCGGGCGGACGGCTTCGAGGGGCTGCTGCGCAGCACCGAACTCGCGCGACCACCCGCAGGCCGGCCCGAGGACACCGTCCGCGTCGGGGATAGGCTCACCGTGATGATCACCGACGTGGATCCAACCCGGCGCCGGATCACGCTGTCGCACACGCAGGCCAGCCTGCCAGGCGCGGAGGAACACCACCACGCCTGA
- a CDS encoding ATP-binding protein, with the protein MTSTQPLLYAAPSAFTIERVRTLVQQVGPEAPTVEYKEKPGPTLARGVAALANTYGGLLLVGVNDHRKITGVREKAIEAVAEHCAAKIEPPWTPEIIPVPLNDGSDLFVLVLRIVPGTHPRPLLVDGVAYVRHQNTTHPADWQRLGELFAEQAATPEAVWHLQAPQIPQQAAGGADEAVDFVLRSGVSLPVAAAAVWRPLSERAVTALAGALDGSRLAIVMAGMALGPSGTGGMSGFRRAGLNRSRSVRLAWSACPDTWPADRPRPIEAQATLEVPGGYGTFGQHLTLQVDVTVRTSTIAAGLWQPVHRPVTLPETAHLIDALAEALTTPDLIAALAELAGVDAYAVPQPRNLHLVTARPLTSVLDTAALTAVPDAGTSRGAHLLADPAHDLADPTQRWTQVLQWLEQITLDGGLTGAERLLQHLPGPGR; encoded by the coding sequence GTGACCTCGACGCAGCCTCTCCTGTACGCGGCCCCCTCGGCGTTCACGATCGAGCGGGTCCGCACCCTGGTGCAGCAGGTCGGGCCGGAGGCGCCGACCGTGGAATACAAGGAGAAGCCCGGGCCGACCCTCGCGCGCGGAGTGGCGGCGCTGGCCAACACCTACGGTGGGTTGCTCCTGGTCGGCGTCAACGACCACCGCAAGATCACCGGGGTGAGGGAGAAGGCGATCGAGGCGGTGGCCGAGCACTGCGCTGCCAAGATCGAGCCGCCGTGGACGCCGGAGATCATCCCCGTCCCGCTCAACGACGGCTCCGACCTGTTTGTGCTGGTGCTGCGGATCGTGCCGGGCACCCACCCGCGGCCACTGCTGGTCGACGGCGTCGCCTACGTCCGCCACCAAAACACCACCCACCCCGCCGACTGGCAGCGCCTGGGCGAGCTCTTCGCCGAGCAGGCCGCCACGCCGGAGGCGGTCTGGCACCTACAGGCCCCGCAGATCCCCCAGCAGGCCGCCGGGGGCGCCGACGAGGCGGTCGATTTCGTGCTGCGCAGCGGGGTCAGCCTCCCCGTCGCCGCCGCCGCGGTGTGGCGGCCGCTGTCCGAGCGCGCCGTCACCGCGCTCGCCGGCGCGCTCGACGGCTCCCGGCTCGCGATCGTGATGGCCGGCATGGCGCTGGGCCCGTCCGGCACCGGCGGCATGAGCGGGTTCCGCCGTGCCGGGCTCAACCGTTCGCGTTCGGTGCGCCTGGCCTGGTCGGCCTGCCCCGACACCTGGCCCGCCGACCGGCCGCGGCCGATCGAAGCACAGGCCACCCTGGAAGTTCCCGGTGGGTACGGGACATTCGGCCAGCACCTGACCCTCCAGGTCGATGTCACCGTCCGCACCAGCACCATTGCCGCGGGCCTGTGGCAACCGGTGCACCGGCCGGTCACCCTGCCCGAGACCGCTCACCTGATCGACGCCCTGGCCGAGGCGCTTACCACCCCGGACCTGATCGCGGCGCTGGCCGAGCTCGCCGGCGTCGACGCCTACGCTGTGCCCCAGCCACGCAACCTCCACCTGGTCACTGCCCGACCCCTCACCAGTGTGCTGGACACCGCTGCCCTCACAGCAGTCCCCGACGCCGGCACCAGCCGCGGCGCGCACCTTCTCGCCGACCCCGCACACGACCTCGCCGACCCCACCCAGCGCTGGACTCAGGTCCTGCAGTGGCTCGAGCAGATCACCCTCGACGGCGGACTGACAGGCGCCGAACGCCTCCTGCAGCACCTCCCCGGCCCGGGCCGCTGA
- a CDS encoding Type 1 glutamine amidotransferase-like domain-containing protein translates to MKLLLTDSGVRNASILAVLVDLLGKPIAEASALCIPTAGYGGPYGDPGGPWRFISGQSPSPMTELGWKSVGVLELTALPSIDMERWVSWVREADALLVNGGDALYLCHWMRESGLADLFPSLRDTVYVGLSAGSMVLTPRVGEYFVDWKPPTGDDSALGVVDFSIFPHLDSGPEYSMAEAERWAAGINGPAYAIDAQTAIKVTDGSIEVVSEGHWKLLNPASN, encoded by the coding sequence ATGAAGCTTCTCCTTACCGACTCCGGTGTCAGGAACGCAAGCATTCTGGCGGTGCTGGTCGATCTCCTGGGCAAACCGATCGCCGAGGCCAGCGCCCTCTGCATCCCCACCGCCGGTTACGGGGGCCCGTACGGGGATCCGGGTGGGCCATGGCGTTTCATCAGCGGACAGTCCCCCAGTCCCATGACCGAGTTGGGGTGGAAGTCGGTGGGCGTGCTGGAGCTCACCGCCCTGCCCAGCATCGACATGGAACGCTGGGTCTCCTGGGTCCGAGAGGCAGACGCCCTCCTCGTCAACGGCGGCGACGCGCTGTACCTGTGCCACTGGATGCGGGAGTCCGGACTGGCCGATCTCTTCCCGTCGCTGCGCGACACGGTCTACGTAGGGCTCAGTGCCGGGAGCATGGTCCTGACTCCCCGCGTCGGGGAGTACTTCGTTGACTGGAAGCCGCCCACCGGTGATGACAGCGCGTTGGGAGTCGTCGATTTCTCGATCTTCCCGCACCTCGACAGCGGTCCGGAGTACAGCATGGCGGAGGCGGAACGGTGGGCCGCCGGGATCAACGGTCCGGCATATGCCATCGACGCTCAGACCGCCATCAAGGTGACCGACGGTAGCATCGAGGTCGTCTCCGAGGGTCACTGGAAGCTGCTCAACCCAGCTTCTAACTGA